A genome region from Chlorobaculum tepidum TLS includes the following:
- a CDS encoding SDR family oxidoreductase — protein MTTSDNGKVLLITGASTGIGRSTAIQAVEAGWRVVVAARSAEKLAALAAELGAERAMAVPCDVADWNQQEAMVQKTIGRFGRLDAVFANAGFSKGSSFIEGEHRPDEWRDMVMTNVFGAAATARLTLPELMKTKGHFLVTGSVLGRVTSMRNLYAATKWAVTGMAQAIRNEVASLGVRVTLVEPGIVDTPFWEGLQKPAAPELLPEDVARAVLFALGQPPHVDVSEIIIRPTGQAH, from the coding sequence ATGACCACTTCAGATAACGGAAAGGTTCTTCTCATCACCGGCGCTTCGACCGGCATCGGGCGTTCGACCGCGATTCAGGCTGTGGAGGCGGGCTGGCGCGTCGTGGTTGCCGCGAGGTCAGCGGAGAAGCTGGCGGCGCTTGCCGCTGAACTGGGCGCGGAGCGGGCAATGGCCGTGCCGTGCGACGTGGCGGACTGGAACCAGCAGGAGGCGATGGTGCAGAAAACCATCGGGCGCTTCGGCAGGCTCGACGCGGTTTTCGCCAATGCGGGTTTTTCTAAAGGGTCGTCATTCATCGAGGGTGAACACCGGCCCGACGAGTGGCGCGACATGGTGATGACCAACGTCTTCGGTGCGGCAGCCACGGCGCGACTCACGCTGCCGGAGCTGATGAAGACCAAAGGCCATTTCCTCGTCACCGGTTCGGTGCTGGGCCGCGTGACGTCGATGCGAAACCTCTACGCTGCCACCAAATGGGCCGTCACCGGCATGGCGCAGGCAATCCGCAACGAAGTTGCAAGCCTTGGTGTGCGGGTCACGCTGGTTGAGCCGGGTATCGTCGATACACCGTTCTGGGAAGGTTTGCAGAAACCGGCAGCACCCGAACTGCTTCCGGAGGATGTCGCCCGCGCAGTGCTCTTCGCTCTCGGCCAGCCGCCGCATGTGGATGTGAGCGAAATCATCATTCGTCCGACCGGCCAGGCACACTGA
- a CDS encoding Spy/CpxP family protein refolding chaperone, with translation MKKKLVMTALVAGLLGSAGTVFAASSNDQPAPCARPGISGPVDARGYGMGPEARFARQQDMRWQRMKQALGLSDSQEQKMMELRRGFYQESRPVRQSMRNLQRDLALESVKKSPDGRKIANLTQRIGQQSVRLAQLESRHLRELAKVLDARQIDRLLQMRDNFGGKRWGRG, from the coding sequence ATGAAAAAGAAGTTAGTGATGACTGCCCTTGTTGCAGGGCTTTTGGGTAGTGCCGGCACGGTTTTCGCTGCCAGCAGCAATGATCAGCCAGCGCCATGTGCGCGGCCAGGTATCTCCGGGCCGGTTGATGCCCGTGGTTATGGTATGGGCCCGGAGGCCCGTTTCGCGCGGCAGCAGGATATGAGGTGGCAGCGGATGAAACAGGCGCTTGGCCTGAGTGACAGTCAAGAGCAGAAAATGATGGAGCTGAGGCGCGGCTTTTATCAGGAGAGCCGCCCGGTCAGGCAATCGATGAGGAATTTGCAGCGCGACCTCGCGCTCGAATCGGTGAAAAAGTCCCCCGATGGCCGCAAGATTGCCAACCTGACCCAGAGAATCGGCCAGCAGAGCGTGCGCCTGGCGCAGCTCGAAAGCCGCCACCTGCGTGAGCTGGCCAAGGTGCTCGATGCGAGGCAGATCGACCGCTTGCTTCAGATGAGAGATAATTTCGGCGGCAAGCGCTGGGGCAGGGGATAA